The sequence TTAAAACCTTTGTTCTTTAAACCTGGTAAGACCGTTTTTAGTGCTACTGCGGTTTGCTTTGCTGAATCAGATGCATGAAGCAAAATAATATCACCATTTGTCGTGTTTTTCATTACATGATCAACGATTGCTTCGGTGCCAGGACTTTTCCAATCGTTCGGATTAACGTTCCAATGGATGATGTTATATCCCATATTTTCAGCTAACTCAATAATTTCTTTATTAAAGTGGCCATTAGGAGGTCGAAGCAACTTTACTTCTTTATACCCCATTTTATCAAATACTTCACGTGCTTTTCGTAAATCGGCTTGAACAGTTTCAATTTCTTGTTCCAAATAACTTTTATAGCGATAACCAAGAATCCCTAATTCATGCTTATTTTCTGTAATCTTTTCCACGATATCCGGATGCCTCTCTGCCCATTCTCCGCTGAGAAAAAATGTAGCTTGGATATTTTTCTCTTTTAGCTGTTTCAGGATATCATGCACTCGTTCTTCTCCCCAGCTAATATTAAAAGTTAAAGCGATGTTTTTTTCATTTGCATTTCCTTTCGTCATTGCAGTAGGTTCATTATTGGAAAACACAGAAAAGGATCCATCTCTTTCAAGCCAAATTAACGTTGCTGTAAAAAAAGCGATAATCAGTAATGTAACCCAGCGCTTCCATTTGTTAAAGCGCCATACATAGAAGTGCTCCATTTTATTTTACTACCTCCTCTTCCATCTTGGTTTATCCCCCATTTAAGGTGCTGTAAGATTCTCTCTCGCTTCAAGAGTTGTAGAGAATACGACGAAGTCTAAGTGGAGATATTAGCACCTAATGTCCGCTTCATTTAGGGAAACAGGACAAGAAAGACTACGAAGCGATACATCACAAGCAGAAAAAGCGTACTTCTTTTTCAAGGGCTCCCGAGATTTAGCCTATATTCCTTTCTAATCTGTAGAGTTGTGAAGGAAAGGCCTACTGAATGAAGATTTTCTTTATCTGATGTATGTTCATGAAATATTAAGTAGGGTATTCTGCAGCATGACAGTACTTTTTTGAACAAGCCTTATTAAAAACGTATGTAATCAGCAATGAATTAAGAACAATCATTTAAAAGTATGAATAGATGGGAGCTTTATTACGAAGAATAAAATCTTAATAGGTGAGAGAAAATTTTACCTTACAATGACAACTGGATGATTTGCTCGCTTCATAGGCTTGAAAGTTAGTGGAGTTTTTAAGTATAAGAAAAAAAGAAAGTATTTATCGCTAAAAACCGACATAATTCGCTATAAGATGCGAATAGTTGTATATGATGTTTGTTTTTACCTAAGATAGTCATTACCTCAAATAAAGCTCTAAACCAAAAGGAGCTTTTTCTACTATATCTATTTATGAAAAGTTAAATCCCCAGCTACCGTCCGTTACGTAGAAAAAAGTGAATAGAAGTTAACTTTACCAGTAGGGAAATTTTTTCTTATTTCTAAAATAGCCTTTGTCTAAACTAATAATGAACATAATTGCATAAAAATTCTAGGCGGTGAATATAATTGTTAGGTTTATTAATCAATGACACAGAACAAAAGGAATTAGAATATTTAATTAGAAGAGAGTTAGAGGAACTATTAATGGATTTAGAAGATCGACGTATTGATAATATAGTTAAAGAAGCTATGAGAGAAAGGTACCAAATGTTGTTTCAATTATTTCGTAGAGTAGCAAGTGAGAGGGAGTGCTTAAAATATATGCCAAAACATAGCGGTAATCACCAATAATGACAGCTGTGTTGGTGGGAGAAAAGAAAAGTCTTTAATAATTCCATATGGTAGCTTGGCTATACCGAATAGAATGTCTTTTTTTGGAAAAAATCGGAATGAACATTCTAACTTATATTTAAGGTGCTGTAATATTTTCGCTTCAAATAAAATACGAAGAAGTATAAGTAGGAGATAACGCACCTAAATGCCTAATTCGTTTGGTCCGGTGGACAGGGCAGAGAAGCTTGGAAGGAAAAAGCTTCACAGCAACACATCGTGATTTTTTCAGGGTGCTCTCCGAGATTTTAATCTTTATTCTACTACCGATCAAAAGGGTTATGGAAAAATCTCACGGAAGAGAGTTTCTCCTTATATGAAGGAACGGGTCTAATTTATAATGGAGATATTTAATTAGATGAAGTGACGAATTATGGCTTGTGTTATAAGTAAGGATCCTTTCATGTCTTAAAGGACGTGTTTCAAAAGAAATAAAAAGAAATTGAGAAGATCAAAGTAGCATAATGTCGATGGTACATTTAACTTTATCTGACCTAAACCATAAGAATTCGAGCGGCTTTTTACCTGCTTTTTGGAGTATCGTTTTTGAAAGTGGATTTGTCTAGCTTGAGCTGTAGTCTCGCTCTTCTGCCTACAATAAGTCAACATCGGTTCGAATCTAAAGGAAGGTCGACGAAAAGCGCCTGCCCTCTCAGGAGTCGGCATACCCCTGTTTTTAGAGGTGTGTTTTCTTTTAACACGAATGGAAGGAGCCGTATTTCCCTCGTTTGAAAAATCTGTTTATTGTTTTTTGAACTTTATCAGGAAATGGCTCCTAAATTCCCGGATCTTTTAGGTATACGGGACAGAAAAGCTTCTTGAATAAACTTCGCATCTTTTTCAGAGAGAAAAGCTCTTCT is a genomic window of Virgibacillus proomii containing:
- the pdaB gene encoding polysaccharide deacetylase family sporulation protein PdaB, whose amino-acid sequence is MEHFYVWRFNKWKRWVTLLIIAFFTATLIWLERDGSFSVFSNNEPTAMTKGNANEKNIALTFNISWGEERVHDILKQLKEKNIQATFFLSGEWAERHPDIVEKITENKHELGILGYRYKSYLEQEIETVQADLRKAREVFDKMGYKEVKLLRPPNGHFNKEIIELAENMGYNIIHWNVNPNDWKSPGTEAIVDHVMKNTTNGDIILLHASDSAKQTAVALKTVLPGLKNKGFNFVPMTELINQAHANSKLVD